A DNA window from Microcystis aeruginosa NIES-843 contains the following coding sequences:
- a CDS encoding type II toxin-antitoxin system RelB/DinJ family antitoxin: protein MSQAAAAINTKLIDSLAQIILSLTDEEQQLLLQKIQHPALSDVDCHQGFPFDVQIPNTETLAAIEEVEKHPERLKRYTSVGQMFEDWNSD, encoded by the coding sequence ATGAGTCAAGCTGCTGCTGCAATCAATACTAAACTAATTGATTCCCTTGCTCAAATTATCCTCTCCTTAACTGACGAAGAACAACAGCTTCTCCTACAAAAAATTCAGCATCCAGCCTTATCTGATGTCGATTGTCATCAAGGTTTTCCCTTTGATGTTCAAATTCCTAATACAGAAACGCTCGCCGCCATTGAAGAAGTAGAAAAACATCCTGAGCGTCTTAAGCGTTATACTAGCGTTGGGCAGATGTTCGAGGATTGGAACAGTGATTAA
- a CDS encoding type II toxin-antitoxin system HicB family antitoxin, with protein sequence MMLTKYLKQAMELATYEVLEDGTFYGEIPGFEGVYANETTLEATKEQLQEVLEGWVILGLRLQHQLPIVDGINLTPQQKIA encoded by the coding sequence ATGATGCTAACAAAATATCTAAAACAAGCAATGGAACTGGCAACCTATGAAGTTCTAGAAGACGGTACTTTTTATGGAGAAATTCCGGGATTTGAGGGAGTATATGCTAATGAAACAACCCTCGAAGCTACTAAGGAACAGTTACAGGAAGTTTTGGAAGGCTGGGTTATTTTAGGACTACGCTTACAGCATCAGTTACCGATTGTTGACGGTATCAATCTAACCCCTCAACAAAAAATCGCCTGA
- a CDS encoding type II toxin-antitoxin system HicA family toxin, translating into MPPFAPIKRKELIRQLRKLGFSGPLVGGNHQYMVQGKLKIWIPNPHQGDISKSLLAKILQQANISREEWEKLR; encoded by the coding sequence ATGCCACCTTTTGCCCCCATCAAAAGGAAAGAGTTAATTCGCCAGTTGAGAAAGCTGGGATTTTCTGGTCCTCTGGTAGGAGGAAATCATCAATATATGGTGCAGGGAAAATTAAAAATCTGGATTCCTAATCCACACCAAGGAGATATCAGTAAAAGCTTGCTGGCTAAAATTTTACAACAAGCAAATATTAGTAGAGAAGAATGGGAAAAATTACGTTAA